The segment GACTTCTGTATGGAAGCCAAATCCTAAAAACCAACGATACGCCATATTCGTTTCAATTTCTTTGATGGTTTGACGCATGGACCGTATACCAAAAACGTACTGAATAAACGTCATTTTAAAGAGAACAACAGGATCAATACTAGGGCGTCCTTTAGCAGAGTAGAGATTTTCTACTAAAGGATAGATAAATGAAAAATCAATAGCCGCCTCTAGTTTTCGCACTAAATGATCTTGGGGAACTAATTGATCAATCGTTAGCATTTCTAATTGTTCACGTTCATTGATTTGATTTTTTGTCATCATGGTTGATCACCTCGAAAGTGTACTTTTTATCAATAGATGAATAAGGAATTCTTTATGTAGAAGTTGATTGGAACGAAGGGTGGCGACTCCTGCGGGAAAAGCGGGAAAGTCGAGATCCTGGACTGAGCGAAGCGAGGGAAGCAGCTCGACCCCGCCCGCGGAAAGCGTCCGCCCGTAGTGGAAATCAACGGCTTTACTTTATTTTATTGTAAAAGAAAAAAGACTGTAGGCAAACTCAAAATTCATTGAGTTTGTCTACAGTCTGACTTGTTATGGTTGTATGACCATAACAAGTTTTTCATCTATTCAAAACCAACTGGCTGCCATAATGGACAAATTCGCTCTGTCCTAATCTCTTTTTAAAAAGGGAATCGTTAAAATTGAGAACAATGGAAAAATCAAATATAAAGACTTTAAATCCATCAGCGTTAAGAACCAAATATCCATACAACCTATCAAAATGAACCCTATACTATTAAACAGCATAAATGAAACAAACCTATTTCCAAGCTTTTCAGAAAGATAAATATTAATAGGAACTACTAAAAAAGCCGTAAATAAATAGATGGCTAAAAACAGCATTATTAACATCGCTAGCCTTAAATACATTTGCTCTGACTCCAATAGTCCTTCAATAAAATGAATACTTAGCACAGTAATGAATGTTACTATTATCGGAAACAAAAGCATCTTCGCTTTATAATTTTTTTCCATTTCTGTTACCTCTCTGAGTTATTATAATCC is part of the Lysinibacillus sp. FSL K6-0232 genome and harbors:
- a CDS encoding pilus assembly protein PilB, whose translation is MEKNYKAKMLLFPIIVTFITVLSIHFIEGLLESEQMYLRLAMLIMLFLAIYLFTAFLVVPINIYLSEKLGNRFVSFMLFNSIGFILIGCMDIWFLTLMDLKSLYLIFPLFSILTIPFLKRD